In Maylandia zebra isolate NMK-2024a linkage group LG12, Mzebra_GT3a, whole genome shotgun sequence, a single genomic region encodes these proteins:
- the LOC101486193 gene encoding F-box and leucine-rich repeat protein 13, which translates to MFFSLCRNSLKELKVTSCTGPGLHGDQILSVISQCCDHVTSVDVSWSGATDTGVKALTDYRKGLKSVVLNGCQVTDAPLKELVLKHKDSLRRLEVFGCQFLTSSWLQTVYEMCSGLQHLNIGRVPKITVNSLTGLTARLKSLISLNLTGLQVTHAIVDTLLQNCIELQSLSFSSCPGVTDLTLHSISKYSPCIRAVDVSGCKAVTDAGVQSLALGCTRLQQLDLSSTSTGNRGVSLLANYCNRHLHTIKLSFCHITVKKILKLCQHCKRLKVLHLYGCAHLPTEHEIKEVNSTVNVSPLS; encoded by the exons ATGTTTTTCTCACTGTGTAGGAATTCgcttaag GAACTCAAGGTCACAAGTTGTACTGGTCCTGGTCTCCATGGTGATCAAATTTTGTCAGTGATTAGTCAGTGCTGTGATCACGTGACTAGTGTGGATGTAAGCTGGAGTGGAGCAACAGACACAGGAGTGAAGGCTCTGACGGATTACAGAAAAGg CCTAAAATCTGTTGTCCTGAATGGCTGTCAAGTCACTGATGCCCCACTGAAAGAACTTGTCCTGAAACACAAAGACAG CCTGCGCAGGTTGGAGGTGTTTGGCTGTCAGTTCCTTACTTCATCCTGGCTACAGACAGTATATGAG ATGTGCTCCGGCCTTCAGCATCTAAACATCGGACGAGTGCCAAAAATCACCGTAAACAGCCTCACTGGGTTGACAGCACGGCTCAAAAGCCTCATTTCACTGAATCTCACAGGACTACAG GTCACTCATGCCATAGTTGATACTTTGCTCCAGAACTGCATTGAACTTCAGAGTCTGTCCTTCAGTTCCTGTCCTGGAGTCACTGACCTGACACTGCATAGCATCAGCAAATATTCACCTTGTATCAG AGCTGTTGATGTGAGTGGCTGTAAAGCAGTAACAGATGCAGGTGTTCAGTCTTTGGCTCTGGGCTGCACAAGACTTCAGCAGCTGGATCTCAGCTCCACCAGCACCGGAAACAGAGG GGTTTCTCTGCTAGCAAATTACTGCAACAGACATCTTCATACCATCAAACTCAGTTTCTGCCACATCACCGTAAAGAAAATACTGAAGCTTTGCCAACATTGCAAGAg GCTGAAGGTGCTTCATCTCTATGGCTGTGCACATCTACCCACTGAACACGAGATCAAAGAAGTGAACAGCACCGTTAATGTTTCCCCTTTGTCCTGA